The following nucleotide sequence is from Micromonospora sp. WMMD1120.
CGGAGCCCGGTCGTTGACAGTGGTCATGCGAACCTCCCCGGCCAGACGGCGGCCTCCGCCGTACTCGACCCAGCCTAGGCGCAGCGCGCGGCGGGGAGGGTGGCGCATAGCAGATCATCGACGCTGGTGGGGGGTCGTCCACAGGAGCCCCGGTTGTCCACAGCTCGGCGGGCCGGGCTGGCGGCTGCCCGCTGCCGGCGCGAGGCTGCCGACATGCGTCCGTCCCTCGGCCCGATCCGCCGCACCGTCCTGCTCTGCGCCGCCGTGCCGCTCGCGCTGGCCGTTCAGCTCTGCGGGCTGGCGGTGCTGGTCGCGGCGGTGCCCGGCCAACCACCGGCGCCGACAGCGCCGGTCGCGTCCCAGGCGTTCGCCCCCGCGCCGGTCGAGCGGTTCCGCTGGCCGCTCGACGGGCCACCCCGGCCCGTGCGCCGCTTCGATCCGCCAGCGCAGCCGTGGCTACCCGGGCACCGGGGCGTCGACCTGGCCGCTCCGGCCGGAGCCACGGTCCGCAGCGCCGGGTCGGGCACCGTGCTCTTCGCCGGCCCGGTCGCCGGCCGACCGGTGGTCACCGTGGGGCACGCCGACGGGTTGCGGACCACCCACGAGCCGGTCCGACCGGGGGTACGCGCCGGCCAGGCGGTCACCGCCGGCACGCCGCTGGGCGAACTGCTGCCCGGCCATCCGGGTTGTCCGGCCGCCGCGTGCCTGCACTGGGGCCTGCGCCGGGGCGAGGACTACCTAGACCCGTTGGCGCTGCTCGGCCTCGGCCCGGTGCGGCTGCTGCCGGTCGGGATTGCCCGCTCCGGGCGGGTCAACGCTGGGCGAGCAGGGCCGGCAGTCGCACGGCCAGCCGTTCGTACTCGTCGGCGGCGTTGTAGACCTGCCCGGTGAGCCGCAGCCACCCCCGGCCGTTCCAGCTCATCACCGCCACCTCCGTGGCGAGCCGTTCACCGATCCGTGTCTGCAACGCCCGCGCGGCGTCGATGGTGGTGCCCGTGCCGTCCGGTAGCGGGACGAGACGCAGCGACACCCCCGGTCCGCCGGGGTCGGGCAGCGTGGCGGGGGGCACCCCCAGAGCGTCCCCCACCACCCGTTGGCCGTACGCGGCGAGCGCGGCGTTGTGCGCGCGTACCCGGTCCACACCGAGACTGCGCAACGTGAACACTCCCGCCGGGGCGGCCAGCCAGGACGTGTAGTCGAGCGTCGCCTGCCATTCGAGCCGGGCCGGGAAGCCCGACTCCTGCTCCCAGGACACCACCAGCGGCTCGATCCGTTCCCGCCACTGTTCCGCCACCGCCAGCAGCGCGGTCCCGCGCGGGGCGTACGCCCACTTGTGCAGGTTGCCCACCCAGAAGTCGGCGCCGATGCTCGCCACCGGTGTGGGCAGCATGCCCGGCGCGTGCGCGGCGTCCACCAGGACCGGGACGCCGTGTTCACGGGCCACCCCGACGATGGCGGCGGTCGGGAAGAGCCGGGCGGTGGCCGAGGTGAGCTGGTCGACGACGAGCAGCCGGGTCCGGCCGGGGCGCAGACCGGCGCGGACGGTCTGCACGATCTGCTCGTCGCTGGCGGTCAGCGGGATCGGCAGGACCCGGCTGACGGCGCCGGTACGGCGGCACTCACGCTGGATGGCCAGGCTGACCGCGCCGTACCCGTGGTCGGTGCTGAGCACCTCGTCACCGGCGCGCAGGCCGATCGACTGGAGCACCACGGCGACGCCGGTGGTCGTGTTGCCCACCAGGGCGCTGCCGTCCGGGTGGGCCCCGAGGAACCCGGCGAGGTGCCGGCGGGTGTGCGCGATCCGGTCGACCAGGCCCTGGGTGAAGAAGCGCAGCGGGTTAGCCTCCATCTCGTCACGTAGCCGCTGCTGGGCGCGCTGCACGCCGACCGGCACCGCGCCGAACGAGCCGTGGTTGAGGTGACTGACCGCCGGGTCCAGGGAGAAGAGCAGGCGGGCGCCCGGGATCGGCTCCGGAGGCTGCGGGACGCTCACCCGATGATCGTAACCGTCCGGCCTCCCACCCTCCGGGCCCTGCTCAGGCGCGTGGGTGGGCCTGCCGGTACGCCGCGCGCAGCCGCTCGACCGAGACGTGCGTGTAGATCTGTGTGCTCGCCAGCGACGAGTGCCCCAGCAACTCCTGCACGGCGCGCAGGTCGGCGCCACCCTCCAGCAGGTGGGTGGCGGCCGAGTGACGCAGACCGTGCGGGCTGGTCCGGGGCAGGCCGGCGGTCTCCGCGTACGCGCCGACGATCTGCCGCGCGGTCGTCGGGTTGAGCCGACCACCCCGTGCCCCCAGCAGCAGAGCGCTGCCGGTGTGCGCCGCCACCATCGTCGGCCGGCCACGGCGCAGCCAGTCGTCCAACGCCCGCTGGGCGGGCACCCCGTACGGCACCGAGCGCTCCCGCCCACCCTTGCCGAACACCCGGATCACCCGTCGTCCGTGGTCGACGTCTGCGACGTCCAACCCGCACACCTCGCTCACCCGGACGCCGGTGGCGTAGAGCAGCTCCAACAGCGCCCGGTCGCGCAGCGCCACCGCCTCGGCCGGCGAACCCTCGGATGTCGGCGGTGGATCGGCGGGTGCCCGCTCGGTGGGCGTGGGCGCTGTCGCCGGTCGGCCGGTGGGCGTGGGCCTGATTGCTCGACCCGGCGCCTCGACCAGCGCGGCGGCCTGGTCGGCGCGTAGGACGCCGGGTAGCTCCCGGTGCGCGCGAGGGCTGGCCAGCGCGGCGCCCACGTCGCTGGGGAGCAGCCCGGCCCGGTGCGCCCAGGCGCTGAACGCCCGCGCCGACGCGGCTCGCCGGGCCAGCGACGTGCGGGCCGCGCCGGTGGTGCGCTGCCGCGCCAACCAGCTCCGCAGCACCGACAGGTCCAGCTCGGCGAGGTCGACGCAGCCCATCCGCACCGCGTGGTCGAGCAGCGAGACGAGATCCGTGACGTACGCGCGGACGGTGTGCGCCGACCGGTTGCGCACCCCGGAGAGGTGCTCGGCGAAGGTGTCGACGGCGTCGCGCAGCCCCGGCGGTAGGGCCTGGTGCATCGCCCGGGTGCCCCGGGCCGGCCGGCTCATCGTGGCCGCACCGGTTCGCTGTGCGGTGCCTCACCCCGGGCTCCCGTGCGGACAACTGGCACGTCGCCCAGCGTACGGCCGAACGGCGTGCCGCACCGGCCACGGCACCGCCGTCCTACCGGCGGTTGTTCTTCTTGATGAGGAACACGACCAGCCCCACGGCGAGGACAGCGGACGTGACGAGACAACACAGGGTGGCGACGTGCCACGGCTTGATTGCGCCCATGATCGCGCACCGTACCGGTAGGAACGGCTGTCGTGGTGCCCGGTGACGCGCGGTGCGCCGCACGGCACGTCGTCGTCGGGGCGGGCGACGCCTACGCGCCGCCGGTTGGCCTGCGCTCGGCTTTTCCTGGCGGGGCGAGGGCGTAGCCGTCATCCCGCCGGACCACAAGGGACAGCTCCTCCAACAGCGACAGCTTGCGCAACGCGGTCCGGACGTCGACACCGGCTCGGGCGGTGAGCCGGTCGACGCCCAGCGTGCCTCGGCGCGGCAGCGCCTCCAGCAACGAACGGGCGTCGTCGTCGAGAGTGTCGGCGGCCCGCTGCGGGCCGCGCGCCACCGGGGCCAGGTCC
It contains:
- a CDS encoding M23 family metallopeptidase, whose protein sequence is MRPSLGPIRRTVLLCAAVPLALAVQLCGLAVLVAAVPGQPPAPTAPVASQAFAPAPVERFRWPLDGPPRPVRRFDPPAQPWLPGHRGVDLAAPAGATVRSAGSGTVLFAGPVAGRPVVTVGHADGLRTTHEPVRPGVRAGQAVTAGTPLGELLPGHPGCPAAACLHWGLRRGEDYLDPLALLGLGPVRLLPVGIARSGRVNAGRAGPAVARPAVRTRRRRCRPAR
- a CDS encoding aminotransferase class V-fold PLP-dependent enzyme, encoding MSVPQPPEPIPGARLLFSLDPAVSHLNHGSFGAVPVGVQRAQQRLRDEMEANPLRFFTQGLVDRIAHTRRHLAGFLGAHPDGSALVGNTTTGVAVVLQSIGLRAGDEVLSTDHGYGAVSLAIQRECRRTGAVSRVLPIPLTASDEQIVQTVRAGLRPGRTRLLVVDQLTSATARLFPTAAIVGVAREHGVPVLVDAAHAPGMLPTPVASIGADFWVGNLHKWAYAPRGTALLAVAEQWRERIEPLVVSWEQESGFPARLEWQATLDYTSWLAAPAGVFTLRSLGVDRVRAHNAALAAYGQRVVGDALGVPPATLPDPGGPGVSLRLVPLPDGTGTTIDAARALQTRIGERLATEVAVMSWNGRGWLRLTGQVYNAADEYERLAVRLPALLAQR
- a CDS encoding tyrosine recombinase XerC, translated to MSRPARGTRAMHQALPPGLRDAVDTFAEHLSGVRNRSAHTVRAYVTDLVSLLDHAVRMGCVDLAELDLSVLRSWLARQRTTGAARTSLARRAASARAFSAWAHRAGLLPSDVGAALASPRAHRELPGVLRADQAAALVEAPGRAIRPTPTGRPATAPTPTERAPADPPPTSEGSPAEAVALRDRALLELLYATGVRVSEVCGLDVADVDHGRRVIRVFGKGGRERSVPYGVPAQRALDDWLRRGRPTMVAAHTGSALLLGARGGRLNPTTARQIVGAYAETAGLPRTSPHGLRHSAATHLLEGGADLRAVQELLGHSSLASTQIYTHVSVERLRAAYRQAHPRA